From Nicotiana tabacum cultivar K326 chromosome 20, ASM71507v2, whole genome shotgun sequence, one genomic window encodes:
- the LOC107806001 gene encoding cyclin-D1-1: MSVSCSECFSDLLCGEDSDTVLSNGGGGEDSPECSSSDIESQFADFDESIAGLIEDERYFVPGFDYFERFQSQSLISVAREDSVAWILKVQRHYGLQPLTAYLAVNYLDRFLYSRSFPQTDGWPLQLLSVACLSLAAKMEEPLVPSLLDLQVEGAKYIFEPKTIQRMEFLVLRILDWRLRSITPFCFLSFFAYKLDPVGTFTGFLISRATEIILSNIQEASFLEYWPSCIAAATILCAANDLPNFSLVNAEHAESWCDGLRKEKIVGCYELVQKYAIALRPRRFPKVLPRVRVMTRASTVLTSESSSSSSSSATSYKKRKLNNNWWNTDDDRASSC; encoded by the exons ATGTCAGTCTCGTGCTCCGAGTGCTTCTCCGACTTACTCTGCGGCGAGGACTCCGACACCGTTTTATCAAACGGAGGAGGAGGAGAGGATTCGCCGGAATGTTCGTCGTCGGATATCGAATCTCAGTTCGCCGATTTCGATGAATCCATCGCAGGTCTTATTGAAGACGAACGATACTTCGTCCCTGGATTTGACTATTTCGAGAGGTTTCAATCTCAATCTCTAATCTCCGTCGCTAGAGAAGATTCCGTTGCATGGATTCTCAAG GTACAACGCCACTATGGTTTACAGCCATTAACGGCGTATCTGGCCGTTAATTACTTGGATCGTTTTCTCTACTCTAGAAGCTTTCCG CAAACGGACGGTTGGCCGCTACAACTCTTGTCGGTTGCTTGCTTATCTTTAGCAGCAAAAATGGAGGAACCTCTTGTTCCTTCTCTTTTGGATCTTCAG GTTGAAGGTGCAAAGtatatatttgaacccaaaacCATCCAAAGAATGGAGTTTCTTGTGCTGAGAATATTAGATTGGAGGCTCCGATCCATAACCCCGTTTTGCTTCCTCAGCTTCTTTGCCTATAAGCTTGATCCAGTAGGGACTTTCACTGGCTTCCTTATTTCAAGGGCTACTGAAATTATCCTCTCAAATATTCAAG AAGCTAGCTTTCTTGAATATTGGCCATCATGCATAGCTGCTGCAACAATACTTTGTGCAGCTAATGACCTTCCAAATTTCTCTCTAGTGAATGCTGAACATGCTGAATCTTGGTGCGATGGACTCCGCAAA GAGAAAATCGTGGGTTGCTATGAATTAGTGCAAAAGTATGCCATTGCATTAAGACCAAGGAGATTTCCAAAAGTTTTACCACGGGTACGAGTCATGACTCGGGCTAGTACTGTATTAACCAGTGAGTCATCATCCTCGTCCTCATCATCTGCCACATCTTATAAAAAGAGAAAACTAAATAACAACTGGTGGAATACAGATGACGACAGAGCAAGTTCCTGTTAA